The following are from one region of the Salvia hispanica cultivar TCC Black 2014 chromosome 1, UniMelb_Shisp_WGS_1.0, whole genome shotgun sequence genome:
- the LOC125194939 gene encoding protein terminal ear1-like, producing the protein MIPRTAKTLNPFAPEYNPIPSGVTPSPHAAAPSFLPPPPPLLSTPPSPFFLPHQILTYLTTTSHNTQQQFHPSTYRPTPQNRASTIPPPPPPPAPRNSQPRRGYSRRGRGRVSGRERSGRERRGFRPQCEQVSNRSMHNVDNKHQITPLQRDQDATTIMIRNIPYNCSRKELIGMLDDFCLMENQKSPIPYAYDFLYLPIDFRSRRSRGFAFVNFTSSTAVWKFYDNMHLANWDFLPRSKWKRSIEIACAKIQGKEELVSHFSKSMFECESDDYLPVCFTPARDGSGQPVELTVVGNRR; encoded by the exons ATGATACCTCGAACTGCAAAAACACTCAACCCTTTCGCACCAGAATACAACCCTATACCATCTGGAGTCACCCCTTCCCCACACGCCGCGGCCCCTTCCTTCctcccgccgccgccgccgctgctctCCACTCCACCATCCCCGTTTTTCTTACCACATCAAATCCTCACATACCTAACCACAACCTCGCACAACACTCAACAACAATTTCACCCCTCCACCTACCGCCCCACCCCTCAAAACCGAGCTTCCACAAtcccaccgccgccgccgcctccggcACCTCGGAATTCCCAACCACGGAGAGGCTACTCGCGGCGGGGAAGAGGGAGAGTGTCTGGGAGGGAGAGATCaggtagagagagaagagggtTTAGGCCACAATGTGAGCAAGTTTCGAATCGGAGCATGCACAATGTGGATAATAAGCACCAAATCACGCCTCTTCAGCGTGATCAAGATGCCACAACTATCATGATCAGGAATATCCCCTACAATTGCag TCGAAAAGAGCTGATCGGAATGCTTGATGATTTCTGCCTGATGGAAAATCAGAAATCACCCATTCCATATGCTTACGATTTCTTATACCTTCCAATTGATTTTAG gtcTAGGAGAAGCAGAGGCTTCGCATTTGTGAACTTCACCAGCTCTACTGCTGTGTGGAAGTTCTACGACAACATGCACCTCGCAAATTGGGATTTTCTTCCCCGGTCGAAATGGAAGAGAAGTATCGAGATTGCCTGCGCCAAGATCCAG GGCAAGGAAGAGCTGGTGAGCCATTTTTCCAAGTCAATGTTCGAGTGTGAAAGCGACGACTACCTCCCGGTGTGCTTCACCCCGGCAAGGGATGGCTCCGGGCAGCCCGTGGAGCTGACCGTCGTCGGGAACAGGCGATAG
- the LOC125202145 gene encoding squalene synthase 2-like, translating into MVNLRAILKHPEDLYPLVKLKMAARQAEKQIPAEPHWAFCYSMLHKVSRSFALVIQQLDTDLRDAVCIFYLVLRALDTVEDDTSIASEVKVPILKAFHSHIYNSEWHFSCGTKDYKVLMDEFHHVSVAFLELGKGYQEAIENITMRMGEGMAKFICKEVETVDDYDEYCHYVAGLVGLGLSKLFHASGKEDLQSDSISNSMGLFLQKTNIIRDYLEDINEIPKSRMFWPREIWSKYANKLEDLKYEENSVKSVQCLNDMVTNALTHVEDCLKYMVALRDPAIFRFCAIPQIMAIGTLALCYNNVQVFRGVVKMRRGLTAKVIDRTKSMSDVYGAFYDFSLMLKSKVEDVDPNARKAKDNLEKILKLCRESGALGQRNSYIIQSKPQYNATMIAAIFIIIAILLAYLSTTRPTYM; encoded by the exons ATGGTGAATTTGCGCGCGATTTTGAAGCATCCAGAGGATCTGTATCCGTTGGTGAAACTGAAGATGGCGGCACGGCAGGCTGAGAAGCAGATCCCGGCGGAGCCGCACTGGGCATTTTGCTATTCCATGCTTCATAAAGTATCTAGAAGTTTCGCTCTCGTTATTCAGCAGCTCGATACTGATCTTCGTGATGCT GTATGTATTTTCTATTTGGTTCTTCGAGCGCTTGACACAGTTG AGGATGATACAAGCATAGCATCAGAAGTTAAAGTACCTATTTTGAAGGCATTTCATTCTCACATATACAACTCAGAATGGCATTTCTCAT GTGGTACAAAGGATTACAAAGTTCTCATGGATGAGTTTCACCATGTTTCTGTTGCTTTTTTGGAGCTTGGAAAagg TTATCAAGAGGCAATTGAGAATATTACCATGAGAATGGGTGAAGGAATGGCAAAATTTATATGCAAGGAG GTAGAAACAGTTGATGATTATGATGAATATTGTCACTATGTGGCTGGACTTGTTGGACTAGGGTTGTCAAAGCTATTTCATGCATCAGGAAAAGAAGATCTGCAATCTGATTCTATCTCCAACTCCATGGGTTTATTTCTTCAG aaaactaatataattagagATTACTTGGAGGATATTAATGAAATACCAAAGTCGCGAATGTTTTGGCCTCGTGAAATTTGGAGTAAATATGCAAACAAACTCGAG GACTTGAAATATGAGGAAAACTCAGTCAAGTCAGTGCAGTGTCTGAACGACATGGTTACAAATGCCTTAACACACGTTGAAGATTGCCTGAAGTACATGGTTGCTTTACGAGATCCAGCTATCTTTCGCTTTTGTGCAATTCCAcag ATCATGGCAATTGGGACATTAGCTTTGTGCTACAACAACGTTCAAGTCTTCAGAGGTGTTGTGAAAATGAGGCGTG GTCTAACTGCAAAAGTCATTGACCGAACTAAATCTATGTCCGATGTTTATGGGGCTTTTTATGACTTCTCTCTTATGCTGAAATCAAAG GTTGAGGATGTCGACCCTAATGCCAGAAAGGCGAAAGACAACTTGGAGAAAATCTTGAAACTTTGCAGGGAATCTGGAGCTCTAGGCCAAAG GAATTCTTACATTATCCAAAGCAAGCCACAATACAACGCGACCATG ATCGCTGCCATCTTCATCATAATCGCTATTCTTCTAGCTTACCTATCAACAACTCGGCCAACCTACATGT GA